TCGACGGGTCTGTTCACGGACTACGAAGGCGCCGCCAAGCACCTCAAGGCGGGCGCCAAGCGCGTCGTGATCTCCGCCCCGACCAAGAGCCCCGAGCAGGTGCCGACGATCGTCATGGGCGTCAACGAAGATTCCCTCGGCGACGAGAAGGTCGTCTCCAACGCCTCCTGCACCACCAACTGCCTCGCTCCGATCGCCAAGGTCGTGCACGAGCAGTTCGGCATCGTCGAAGGTCTGATGACGACCATCCACGCCGCCACCGCCACGCAGCCGACTCAGGACGGCCCGTCCAAGAAGGACTGGCGCGGCGGTCGTAACGCGTACATGAACATCATCCCCGCCTCGACCGGCGCCGCCAAGGCCGTCGCCCTCGCCATGCCCGCCCTCAAGGGCAAGCTGACCGGCATGGCCTTCCGCGTGCCCACCGCCGACGTCTCGTGCGTGGACCTGACCGTCCGCACCGAGAAGGCGACCACCTACAAGGAAATCTGCGCCGCCATGAAGGCCGCCAGCCAGTCCGGCCCCCTCGCCGGGATCCTCGGCTACACCGAAGACGAAGTCGCCAGCAGCGACTTCATCGGCGACCGCCGCTCCTCCATCTTCGACGCCGGCGCCGGCATCGAACTCTCCAGCAACTTCTTCAAACTCGTGAGCTGGTACGACAACGAAACCGGCTACGCCAACCGCGTCGTCGACCTGATCCGCCACATGGCCGGGGCTCTGGCGACCGCCTGAACGCCCGCCGAGTTCGATCACTGACAACAGCCCCGCGCCCCGAATGCGGGGCTGTTTTATGCGCCATCGCATTGCATGGACCATGCAAGGCTTGACCGGCCCGGTACGTCGTCGATAGCTGATCGCAAGGCGTGGGGAGTCCGAGCCGGCGTGCCCTCACGCCGGGACCAAGCTGGCCCAGTCGAGGTTGTAGCGGCGCGACGTGTCGGCCCCGCGGAGCTTGATTTCGTCGCCGTCGCAAGTGACCCATCCTTCGCTTCCCCACAGCCGGGCCGCTACGCGGCCCCGGTCAGTGAGGTAGGGTGGGTCAAGCGCAGCGGACCCGCCACGCATGACGGACCCATGTCCATATTTTGAACGGCGACATTCGCGCGGCGGTCCATGAATCATTCAACCTCCAACTTCGTCTCGATGCCGCTCGTGCCCCAATGCGCGTCGAGGATGCCTCGGCGGACGAACAAATGCAGCGAAGAATACGGCCAATCGATCGGGCGGTTCACGTGTCCGTGCTTGACCGGGTTGTAATGAATGT
This genomic interval from Planctomycetota bacterium contains the following:
- the gap gene encoding type I glyceraldehyde-3-phosphate dehydrogenase, which produces MAIKVAINGFGRIGRLVVRAAAGDSDIEFVGINDLVPSDNLAYLLKYDSTHGQFKGSVEASEEGILVNGKLIKCVSVRNPEELPWGALGVDYVVESTGLFTDYEGAAKHLKAGAKRVVISAPTKSPEQVPTIVMGVNEDSLGDEKVVSNASCTTNCLAPIAKVVHEQFGIVEGLMTTIHAATATQPTQDGPSKKDWRGGRNAYMNIIPASTGAAKAVALAMPALKGKLTGMAFRVPTADVSCVDLTVRTEKATTYKEICAAMKAASQSGPLAGILGYTEDEVASSDFIGDRRSSIFDAGAGIELSSNFFKLVSWYDNETGYANRVVDLIRHMAGALATA